CACCCTGAACGATTCGCCGAGATATGCGATGCGGTCGCGTCCGTAGCGCCCGATCTTGTGCTCGTGGTGACTACAAGCGGGCGCAATTGGTCGGAACTGGACAAACGGAGCGCCTCAGTTCGCATCGGCGGCCCGGCCAAGCCGGAAATGGCTTCGCTGACGCTGGGGTCGATGAACTTCGCGAGCGGCCCGTCGGTGAACAGCCCCGAAACCATCGCCGGCCTGGCCGCGGCCATGCGCGAGCACAACGTCGTGCCCGAACTGGAGATCTTCGACGTCGGCATGGCGAACTACGCCAACTTCCTGATCGAGCGAGGCATCCTGACCGGGCCGCACTACTGCAACATCCTACTCGGTTCGCGGGGCACCGCCGACGTGAGCGCGGCCAACGCCGCCGCGATCTTGGCAAGCCTGCCCACGGACACGACCTGGGCCTTCGCCGGAATCGGCCGCTCTCAGCTCGCGGCGAACACCCTCGCGCTGAGTCTCGGCGGGCACGTGCGGGTCGGCCTCGAGGACAATCCTTACTACGACTGGGCCGACCGCAGTCCCGCCACCAACCCGCGCCTCGTGGAACGCGTGGTGCGCATCGCCGCGGAACTCGGCCGGGAACCGATGACTCCCGAAGAAGCTCGCAAAACTATCGGACTTCCGTCTGTGGACCGGGCGATCGCATGAGAGTCGTGCTGCGCGACCGTCGTCAATGGGGCGCGGCGATGGTGACGACCGGCAGCTCTCTGGCCACCATCGCCGGGCTCGACGTGCTGCGCGACGGGGGAAACGCCTTCGACGCGGCGGTCACGGTCTCAGCCGTGATGACCGTGGCCATGCCGATGGCGTGCGGGCCTGGCGGCGACGGGGTCGCGGTGCTGCACCGGGCTGGCTCGGCCGACGCGGTGGCGCTCACGGCGCTGGGCCGGGCACCCTCGGGAGCGAGCGTCGAGGCGTACGCCGGACGTGGGCTGAAAACCGTGCCTGAGACCGGCATTTTATCGGTTTCGACACCGGGTTTGATGGACGGCTGGCTCGCCGTCTACCGCGAGTTCGGCTCGCTGCCGATGAGCAGGCTGCTCGCGCCAGCGATCGATTTCGCTGAACGCGGCGTCCCGGTGACAGAGCAATTCCACCGGTGGACGAAGGACAATCTCGAGTCTGTCGAGGACACTCAGCTGCGCACGCGCTACGAACCCGCGGCGGCAGAAGGCGCGGTCGGCTCCGCTCTGCGGCAGCCAGGCCTCGCGGCGCTGTACGCTTTGATCGCGAAGCACGCGGACGAGCCCGCGGCCCTGCGCGTCCTGCTGGCGGAAGCCATCGCAGACGTCAGCGACCGTCTCGACGGGTTCGTCACACGCGACGACTGCCTGCGGGACAACGCGTCGCTGAACTCCGCGCTGACACTGCGGTTCGCCGGGCATACCGTCGCCACCACCGCGGCCCCGACCCAGGGGCCTCTGCTGCTGCAAAATCTGGCTCTCTACGAACGGCTCGCCGCCGAGCACCGGTCGGACTCGCCGACCGGGATGCACGTGCTGGCCGAGATCGCCAACCAGACCTACGGCTGGCGTCTGCGGCACTTGGGCGACCCGGACTTCATGAAGCTGCCGAACCCCCTGTCCGAGCCCGTGCTGTCCGAACTGGCCGCCGGGGTCGACCCGCGACGACGCGGCGCGTCAGTCTGCGCCGGGCACTACCACCAGGGCGACACCACACACTTCGCGGTCCTGGACGCCGAGGGCAACGGCGTCAGCTGGGTGCAAAGTCTAGGACTGGCATTCGGCTCCGGGGCCGGAGTTCCCGAGCTGGGCCTCTTCCTCGGCGACCGGCTCGGCCGCAGTTCCACTCTCGGACCTGGCGAGCCGAACCGCACCGCACCGGGCAAACGCCCGGTCAACACCATCCTGCCGTGGAGCATCAGCGGGCCTGGCGGTCTGCGCTGGCTCGGCGGAACGCCAGGCGGCGACGGCCAGACGCAGTGGAACGCCCAGACCGTGCTGGCGCTGCTGCACGACGGCGATACCTCGCTGCAGGCTCTCAGCCGGCCGCAGTGGACCTACTATCCGGGGTGCGACAAGGTCGAAGCCGACGTCGAACCACACTTGCGCATCGACGATGCCATGCCGGGCAAGGTCGTCGAGGCGTTGGCCGACCGCGGTCATCCTGTTGTGGTCAAAGCCAGCGTCGGCGGGGTCAAGCGCCTCGTCGAACGGGGCAACGGGTTCGCCTGCGGCTTGGACGACGGCAGGCAAGAAGGCCTGACTGCCAGCTGGTGACGGGCGGTCCGCGTCGGTCGCCGACGCGGACCGCCCCGCGCTCACGACTTCCGGATCTCCGCTACCAAGCTGGTCGCCAGGTTCGCGCGCTCGGCCATGCTGGCAACGAACAGGTACTCGTGGTCAGCGTGGGCACCGCCGCCGACGGCTCCGAGACCGTCCAGGGTAGGCACTCCCATCGCCGCGGTGAAGTTGCCGTCGCTCCCGCCTCCGACCGCGACGCCCTCGATGCCGGGCAGCAGCCCGCGAGCAATCGAGAGAAGCCGCGATGCCGCGGACTCGGGCATCGGCGGGCGTCCGATACCGCCGCGCACCTCGATCGAGGCTTCCCCGGCAACCGGCTTCAAAGCGGCGAACGCGGCTTCGATCCGATCCCTCTCCCCTGTGCTCGCGACCCGGACGTCGACCACGATCGTGGCCTCAGCAGGCACGACGTTGCTCTGGGTGCCGGAGGAAGCGATGGTCGGGGTTACCGTGGTGCCCGCCTCGGGGCGGCTCAGCTCCTCGATGCGCAGTACTTGACGGGCAGCTTCGACCAAGGCGTTGACCCCGGCTTCCGGCTCAAGACCGGCATGCGCGGCCCGGCCGGTGACCCGCACCTCGAACGTGCCGCACCCCTTGCGGCCGGTTTTCAGCTCGCCGCCCTCGGCCGCGCCCTCGAACACCAGTACCGCACCGCACGCCCGCGCTCGCTCCTCGATGAGGGCCCGCGAAGTATGCGAGCCGTTTTCCTCGTCACACGTCACCAGGATCTCCACGCCGGTCAGGTCGTCCAGCGCTGCAAGACCGTGAATCGCCTGCACCAGACCGCCGAGCATGTCGAAGACCCCTGGGCCGGTCACCCGTCCGTCCTCGACCGCGAACGGGCGGCGGGCCAAGGTCCCGTGCGGGAAGACCGTGTCGTGGTGCCCGACGATCAGCACCCGCGGCTCTCCTCCGCCCGACCAGTGGACGTGCGGACCAGCCTCGCCTTCGACGAAAACCGCTTGTCCGCCGAGACGAGTCTCGATGATCCCGGCGACCACCGCGGCCGAGCGGGTCAAAGCCTCTACGTCGCCCGACGGCGACTCGACTTCCACGAGGATCTTGAGGTCGTCGAGCATCGATTCGACGGAAACCGGGACGGCGGTGTGCGTGATCATGCGCTGACGATAACTCCCATGTCCGCAGAGCCCTTCTGTGCGTTGGTAATCAGTCCGCTGTCCCCGTGCGGAACGAGCCGGGGAAGCTGGCGACCAGGTGCCGTGCGCACAACGACGCGACGACGGCGTACCCGGTCTGCCAGCATCCCTTTGTCGGAGCGGCCGAATGCCAGGAACGCGACATTCTGATCGGCATGCTGCGCGTCCAGCCCGAACGTCCGCCGTCGGCGGAGGCCTTGCTGCCGGAACAGAGATGTCAGGCGAACGCCACGAACACCTCCCGCAGACCGGAGAACGGCAGCCGACCGTGCATCACGGCCCGATTGTCCACCAGCAGCACGTCGCCGGTCTCCCAGTTCACCGGTACCGTGCAGTCGATCAGCGTCCGGCTGACCACGTCGGCATACGAGGCCGGGATCTCTGTGCCGTCGCCGAAGATCGCGCCGTACCCGAACCGCGTCCGCCAGAGGTCCATGTTCGTGACGTCCGGGGTGACGCTCTCGTCCTTGCGCCAAATGTGCGCTTGATTGAACCACGCCTCCCTGCCGTCAGAGCCGACCGGCAACGTTCCCGGCGTGCGATTCGTGGTGAGCAAGCCGGTTTCAGTCCACTCGGCGGAGGTGTAATTCGCCTCGCACAGCGTCATGACCTCGTCCCGCGCTCCGGTCTCGAACGTCTCGGGCCAGGATTTGATCCCGCTCGGGTCACCGCTCTCATTCGGCAGGTGCTGGATATAGGTGACGCCCTTGGTGCGGAAAGCTTCCCGGATTTCCTCCGGCAGAGCCAGATACACCCGGTGCCCGTCGATGATCGTGGTCGCGCCGCCTTCGTCCGCTGGCCTGCCGCAGCCGAAACAGAGCGTCGTCGGGTGCCAAGGCGCGTAGGAGAGCTCGTTGTGCGCGCGAAGCAACCGGGACGGACTCGGTCCCGCTGCGTTGTAGACGAAGCCCTTCTCCGCCTGCCGAGGCGAGTCGCCGCCCCGATACGGCGCGAGTTCGCCCAGCAGGCCCTTGGCAACGCGTTCGAAGTCGTCGACGGTGCGGACTTCGAAGCCGCGAAACAGCACCGAACCTGTTGTGTCGAGTAGTTCCCGGGTGATGGCCCGCTGCTCCGCGGTCAGGCTCGCGAGGCTTTCGACCGGGTTTGCCGAGTTCCCCTGCCGGCAGGCCATCGCGGGGAAGCCGTCCCGGAAGGTGATCGAGTCGAGCATGCCAGCAGTGGTCATGAAATCCGTCCGTAGTCGTCGTGGGCGCTCAGCGCGCCCTCCAGAGCGGTCAAAAAGGTCTCGTCGGTCAGGTCGTCCTGGGCCAGCGACAACGTCACGAAGCCGGACTTGCCGATGTACACGCCACGCTCGATCAGCTCGTGGAAGAGCAGCCGCACCCGGCGCCGGTCGGCACCGGCGAGGTCCGCGGCGCGGCTGACCGCCCGGTCGACCGGGTGGATGCTGATCAGCGAGCCCCAGCCGGTGGCTTGGAACCCCTTGGTGCGCAACAGTTCGTTAGCCTGTTTGCGCAACCGTTCACCTCGGTGGAACAGCTCGTCGAGACGTTCGGCGGTGAGCACTTCGTTCAGCATGGCCAAGGCCGCGGCCATGCTGAACCGGTTGTTGTTGAACGTTCCCGAGTGGTCGAAGTGGGGTTCGTTCGCGCGATCGAGCATGCGCATGATCCCGTTCCTGCCTCCGACGACGCCGAAGCCGAATCCGCCGCCGAGGTACTTCCCGGCGGTGGTCAGGTCCGGCGTGATCCCCAGCACGGCCTGCGCGCCGCCGAGCGCCGTCCGGGACGTCTGCACCTCGTCGAAAACAAGCGGGACACCGTACTCGTCGCACAAGTTCCGCACCCCGCGCAGGAAAGCCGGGTCTCCCGGGATCCGGCCGCCTGAGCCGAGCATCGGCTCGACCAGCACACAGGCGAACCGCCCCTGGCGAGACTCGAAGGCCGTCGCTACTGATTCGAGGTCGTTGTAGTCGCACACCACGGACTCGAAGGGGACGTTGAGCGATTCCCCGTCGCGGCTGAAGCTCAAGAAACCGCCGTGGTATCCGCCGTCGAACGCCAGCACCGCGGCGTGTCCCGACGCCTTGGCGGCCAGCGACACCGCCACCAGATTGGCCTCGGTGCCCGAACTCGTGAAACGTACGAGGTCCATCGACGGGTACCGCTCGCACAGCAAGCGGGCCACCTGGGCTTCCTCGGGAGCCACCGCGCCGAACGACCACCCGCCCGCGAGTACGGTCTCGATCGCCTCGCGCACCTCTGCCGGGTTGTGGCCGGCAAGCCCGACGCTGTAGTCGCCCAGGTAGTCGAGGTACTCGTGCCCGTCGACATCCGTCAGCCGACAGCCCGTCGCGGAGGCGACGGCGAACGGGAACGGTGCGAAGTCAAGCACGGACCGCGTGGTCCCGGACGGCAGATACGCGGCCGCACCAGCATGCAACCTCGCGCTCTCCGGCCGTTTCAGCGCATAGCGCGCGTATGCCGCTTCCAGCGCGTCATCCAGCACTCAGCATCCTTTCTTCGTGGACCAGCGGGCCAGGCATGCAAGACCAGGGCAGCCGCCGAAGGACGTTCGCGGAGGTGCCGTCGCCGCCGACCACTTGAAGCGCGTGCGGCGACACCAGAAGCGAGCGCAGGAAAGGCATATCCGCACGGATTTCCGCCAATTGCGGGAGATATCCGTCCAGGTCGGCTTGGGCGACGCCGAGGTCGAGGGCGGTCCGGGCCACCTCCGTCTCGTATCGCTCGGTGACCGGCAGTGTCACGCCTGCGACGTCCGCGAGCCAGCGAATCGTCCTCAGTCCCGGCAGGTCTTCGCGCACCAGCCGCGACTGCCGCAACTCAGCCAAGGACGCGCACGAGGTCGACCGGTAGATTTCCCGGCACGACTGCATCATTTCGTAGAAGTCGGACCGATGGGGCAGCCCGTACTGGCGTTCAATGATGCGCGGAAACGTCTCCGTCTTCACCCCGTAGGCACGCGCCAGATCGACGCGCTCTTGGTCGAGCGCCGCCAGCAGCGGAGCCAGCTCCCGGTCGATCCCGTCGGTGTAGTGCAGGTACCGACGGCCGGCGCGGGTCTTGACCAGGTTCCGGCTGTGGAACGCCACTCCGACGTGGATGATATAGCCGAGCGGATCGAAAAGCAGTCCGATGCCCGGCCGCACCGCGACATCCGGCCATGACTGCTTGCCAATCTCCGCGCCGAGCGGGAACAGCGCCCGTACCCGCTCCGCCGCGCTCTCCGGAGTCCTCGAGTA
The nucleotide sequence above comes from Amycolatopsis sp. AA4. Encoded proteins:
- a CDS encoding aspartate aminotransferase family protein encodes the protein MLDDALEAAYARYALKRPESARLHAGAAAYLPSGTTRSVLDFAPFPFAVASATGCRLTDVDGHEYLDYLGDYSVGLAGHNPAEVREAIETVLAGGWSFGAVAPEEAQVARLLCERYPSMDLVRFTSSGTEANLVAVSLAAKASGHAAVLAFDGGYHGGFLSFSRDGESLNVPFESVVCDYNDLESVATAFESRQGRFACVLVEPMLGSGGRIPGDPAFLRGVRNLCDEYGVPLVFDEVQTSRTALGGAQAVLGITPDLTTAGKYLGGGFGFGVVGGRNGIMRMLDRANEPHFDHSGTFNNNRFSMAAALAMLNEVLTAERLDELFHRGERLRKQANELLRTKGFQATGWGSLISIHPVDRAVSRAADLAGADRRRVRLLFHELIERGVYIGKSGFVTLSLAQDDLTDETFLTALEGALSAHDDYGRIS
- a CDS encoding NAD/NADP octopine/nopaline dehydrogenase family protein; this encodes MPDIVVIGGGHVGLTLLTDLVSTQKSHGFRPTLLFVRRGSGQRVFGSLTRTNLLDGRQDSVELRAGHFGSLYGEDADVLLDRAEHIVVTVPDIPALRLELMDRIAGLGRLAGKVITFVRAGQGGQPVVADWVRRTPQLRNASVVLVEDAFYGTRVSGAHIAYKRKFSVNVSVYSRTPESAAERVRALFPLGAEIGKQSWPDVAVRPGIGLLFDPLGYIIHVGVAFHSRNLVKTRAGRRYLHYTDGIDRELAPLLAALDQERVDLARAYGVKTETFPRIIERQYGLPHRSDFYEMMQSCREIYRSTSCASLAELRQSRLVREDLPGLRTIRWLADVAGVTLPVTERYETEVARTALDLGVAQADLDGYLPQLAEIRADMPFLRSLLVSPHALQVVGGDGTSANVLRRLPWSCMPGPLVHEERMLSAG
- a CDS encoding M20 family metallopeptidase is translated as MITHTAVPVSVESMLDDLKILVEVESPSGDVEALTRSAAVVAGIIETRLGGQAVFVEGEAGPHVHWSGGGEPRVLIVGHHDTVFPHGTLARRPFAVEDGRVTGPGVFDMLGGLVQAIHGLAALDDLTGVEILVTCDEENGSHTSRALIEERARACGAVLVFEGAAEGGELKTGRKGCGTFEVRVTGRAAHAGLEPEAGVNALVEAARQVLRIEELSRPEAGTTVTPTIASSGTQSNVVPAEATIVVDVRVASTGERDRIEAAFAALKPVAGEASIEVRGGIGRPPMPESAASRLLSIARGLLPGIEGVAVGGGSDGNFTAAMGVPTLDGLGAVGGGAHADHEYLFVASMAERANLATSLVAEIRKS
- a CDS encoding TauD/TfdA family dioxygenase, with the protein product MTTAGMLDSITFRDGFPAMACRQGNSANPVESLASLTAEQRAITRELLDTTGSVLFRGFEVRTVDDFERVAKGLLGELAPYRGGDSPRQAEKGFVYNAAGPSPSRLLRAHNELSYAPWHPTTLCFGCGRPADEGGATTIIDGHRVYLALPEEIREAFRTKGVTYIQHLPNESGDPSGIKSWPETFETGARDEVMTLCEANYTSAEWTETGLLTTNRTPGTLPVGSDGREAWFNQAHIWRKDESVTPDVTNMDLWRTRFGYGAIFGDGTEIPASYADVVSRTLIDCTVPVNWETGDVLLVDNRAVMHGRLPFSGLREVFVAFA
- a CDS encoding gamma-glutamyltransferase family protein, with the translated sequence MRVVLRDRRQWGAAMVTTGSSLATIAGLDVLRDGGNAFDAAVTVSAVMTVAMPMACGPGGDGVAVLHRAGSADAVALTALGRAPSGASVEAYAGRGLKTVPETGILSVSTPGLMDGWLAVYREFGSLPMSRLLAPAIDFAERGVPVTEQFHRWTKDNLESVEDTQLRTRYEPAAAEGAVGSALRQPGLAALYALIAKHADEPAALRVLLAEAIADVSDRLDGFVTRDDCLRDNASLNSALTLRFAGHTVATTAAPTQGPLLLQNLALYERLAAEHRSDSPTGMHVLAEIANQTYGWRLRHLGDPDFMKLPNPLSEPVLSELAAGVDPRRRGASVCAGHYHQGDTTHFAVLDAEGNGVSWVQSLGLAFGSGAGVPELGLFLGDRLGRSSTLGPGEPNRTAPGKRPVNTILPWSISGPGGLRWLGGTPGGDGQTQWNAQTVLALLHDGDTSLQALSRPQWTYYPGCDKVEADVEPHLRIDDAMPGKVVEALADRGHPVVVKASVGGVKRLVERGNGFACGLDDGRQEGLTASW
- a CDS encoding 3-keto-5-aminohexanoate cleavage protein; this encodes MSTADKVIVNLCPTGMVPRRAKVPAVPITPEEIAADVRRCRDAGAAMVHLHARDDNEEPTWHPERFAEICDAVASVAPDLVLVVTTSGRNWSELDKRSASVRIGGPAKPEMASLTLGSMNFASGPSVNSPETIAGLAAAMREHNVVPELEIFDVGMANYANFLIERGILTGPHYCNILLGSRGTADVSAANAAAILASLPTDTTWAFAGIGRSQLAANTLALSLGGHVRVGLEDNPYYDWADRSPATNPRLVERVVRIAAELGREPMTPEEARKTIGLPSVDRAIA